One Branchiostoma floridae strain S238N-H82 chromosome 15, Bfl_VNyyK, whole genome shotgun sequence DNA window includes the following coding sequences:
- the LOC118432280 gene encoding protein artichoke-like, whose amino-acid sequence MATSSRSHHISPFHIRMKAYSWPLLALVLLSVDKVASQETTANFTGYEGLLQEVEPVYCPIACKCEWLFDSGVFVDCRGYDILFLPDEYPQRTLWLSLSQYILTNGLQPNSFTQTPYLRSLSLRHNNLIHIYPDALTAIHELNELDLSHNELNDLRGIFKWIPGLKTLDLSHNNFNTLDEFLKEVPELRRLYVHHNELLQLGTLNHLPYLSVLILAHNNLTTIEGTMENCTRLRSIDISHNKLTSIDGTFEDMTLLQELKVSYNKLSTLANVFSKKHNGTWSIKTVMADHNRITSVKGIFPNMRNLVTLDLKHNNITTVEYAFHHNSKLEQLYLSHNQIQVIHNVFYNLPRLEVLDLQSNDITNIDGAFSNNRAIRELSLSHNKINALYGDFDSMKQLAFLDLRYNKIDHVRNSFITGQLPIRWLKLGHNNISVLHAVFNDMPNLIELDLSHNNIHTVRYCFHELRSLQVLDLSHNKLDYIDGLFHHLPSLEYLHLEHNLIYSLGSAFHNLQRLKSLNLANNTINSLGSGFSRNVNLTNLDLQSNRLTSMGNSLKKLSKLKWLFLSHNELDHLKDGLEDLTDLQVLDLSNNSLYWIYEAFKNLGNLKKLDLSHNHLSNIATAFSVLDNLEELHLQYNKIQSLDKAIRKMKKLRWVNMNYNNISSIKGEFKNLVRLHGMYISHNNIQSVRHGLDGLVSLQIVDLSFNKITNLDDAYSDLHFLDELHLNNNGIVTIGKAFRNLRNVRWLHMHYNNLTYLGKELLGLKAVEFVNVSCNQIKDLKIDFSQMTNLEILDLSHNRLGNLTKEIKAPNLVSLFLRNNNIGFIEHTFAAMPFMRVLDLAYNNINDITYMFYDSPNLNALDLSHNRIRYTEMAFVNNPFLGEVYLNHNQITSIHNTFAHQSYLGLVELSHNRLTSVDNQWWLPIYVTHLRLGYNQWHCNCPLLQFIIVLDRRSDKRQVNVTCESPANLRGKFVWESGIQGPPKMQMNRTHIVVRKGQDATLYCETRGCPTPKISWVLANNKTVTPEKVEPGYVVEEFGSVSVLTIEEVDENDIGKIKCVSTNVQGSSMRVAKLCLKKQDAYMFFERIICEVT is encoded by the coding sequence atggCAACATCCAGCAGATCACACCATATATCACCATTCCACATTAGGATGAAAGCCTACTCCTGGCCTTTACTGGCACTGGTGCTCCTGTCAGTTGACAAAGTTGCCTCTCAAGAAACCACAGCCAACTTTACGGGGTATGAAGGACTCCTACAAGAGGTGGAACCCGTGTACTGCCCCATCGCCTGTAAGTGTGAGTGGCTCTTCGACTCGGGCGTGTTCGTGGACTGTCGCGGTTACGACATCTTGTTCCTTCCCGACGAATACCCGCAGAGAACGCTGTGGCTGTCCCTTTCTCAGTACATCCTCACCAATGGTCTCCAGCCAAACAGTTTCACGCAGACCCCGTATCTACGATCGCTCTCTCTACGCCACAACAACCTAATCCACATCTACCCCGACGCCCTCACCGCCATCCACGAGCTTAACGAGCTTGACCTGAGCCACAACGAACTGAATGACTTACGAGGAATCTTCAAGTGGATTCCAGGCCTCAAGACGTTGGATCTGTCCCACAACAACTTCAACACACTTGACGAGTTTCTGAAGGAGGTGCCGGAGTTGCGACGTTTGTACGTGCATCACAACGAGCTGCTACAGCTGGGAACCCTGAACCACCTACCATACCTCAGCGTGCTCATCCTGGCACACAACAACCTCACCACTATAGAAGGTACCATGGAGAACTGTACCAGGCTTCGCTCTATCGACATCAGCCACAACAAGCTGACCAGCATCGACGGGACGTTCGAGGACATGACGCTCCTCCAGGAGCTAAAGGTAAGCTACAACAAGCTGTCAACGCTCGCAAACGTCTTCAGTAAGAAGCACAATGGAACCTGGAGCATAAAGACAGTAATGGCAGACCACAACCGCATCACATCTGTGAAGGGCATCTTCCCCAACATGCGGAACCTTGTCACGTTAGACCTGAAGCACAACAACATCACGACAGTGGAGTACGCCTTCCACCACAACAGCAAGCTGGAGCAGCTCTACCTCAGCCACAACCAGATCCAGGTCATCCACAATGTCTTCTACAACCTGCCTCGCCTGGAGGTGCTGGATCTACAGAGTAATGACATCACCAACATCGACGGCGCCTTCAGCAATAACCGAGCCATCAGGGAACTCAGTCTCAGCCACAACAAAATCAACGCTTTGTACGGGGACTTTGACTCCATGAAACAGCTGGCGTTTCTAGATCTGAGGTACAACAAGATCGACCATGTACGGAActcttttataacaggccagctGCCCATCCGGTGGCTGAAACTCGGACATAACAACATCTCTGTCCTTCACGCTGTGTTTAACGACATGCCCAACCTGATAGAGCTGGACCTGAGCCACAACAACATCCACACGGTCCGCTACTGTTTCCACGAGCTACGGAGTCTGCAagttctggacctgagtcataACAAGTTGGACTACATTGACGGACTGTTTCACCATCTACCTTCTCTTGAATACCTACATCTTGAGCATAACCTCATCTACTCCCTTGGCTCAGCTTTCCACAACTTACAAAGACTGAAATCCTTGAACTTGGCAAACAACACCATCAACAGCTTGGGAAGTGGATTCAGTAGAAATGTCAACCTAACAAATCTTGACCTCCAAAGCAACAGGCTGACCTCCATGGGAAACTCTTTGAAGAAACTGTCAAAACTTAAGTGGCTGTTTCTCAGTCACAATGAACTTGACCACCTTAAAGACGGTCTTGAAGATTTGACTGACCTCCAGGTTCTTGACCTCagcaacaacagcttgtacTGGATCTACGAGGCCTTTAAGAACCTCGGTAATCTTAAGAAGCTAGACCTGAGTCACAACCACCTCTCCAACATCGCCACAGCCTTCTCAGTACTGGACAATCTCGAGGAGTTGCATCTTCAGTACAACAAGATCCAGTCGTTGGACAAGGCAATAAGGAAGATGAAGAAGCTGAGGTGGGTGAACATGAACTATAACAACATCTCCAGCATCAAGGGTGAGTTCAAAAACCTGGTACGTCTCCACGGAATGTACATCAGCCACAACAACATCCAGTCAGTACGGCACGGGTTGGACGGACTCGTGAGTCTCCAAATCGTCGACCTCAGCTTTAACAAGATTACCAACCTCGACGATGCGTATTCCGATCTACACTTTCTCGACGAGCTTCACCTGAACAACAACGGAATTGTCACCATCGGGAAGGCGTTCCGTAACCTTCGGAACGTCAGATGGCTGCACATGCACTACAACAACCTGACATATCTGGGTAAGGAGCTGCTGGGACTGAAGGCAGTGGAGTTTGTGAACGTCAGCTGCAACCAGATAAAGGACCTGAAGATCGACTTCAGCCAGATGACCAACCTGGAGATTCTGGACTTGAGCCACAACAGACTGGGGAACCTGACGAAAGAAATCAAAGCCCCAAACCTCGTCAGCTTGTTCCTCCGTAACAACAACATCGGGTTCATCGAGCACACGTTTGCCGCCATGCCGTTCATGCGGGTCCTGGATCTGGCCTATAACAACATCAACGACATCACATACATGTTCTATGACTCTCCCAATCTCAACGCGCTGGACTTGAGCCACAACCGAATCCGTTACACCGAGATGGCGTTTGTAAACAATCCATTCCTGGGGGAGGTCTACCTCAACCACAACCAGATCACCAGCATTCATAACACGTTTGCACATCAGAGCTACCTTGGGCTCGTCGAACTCAGCCACAATCGGCTGACATCAGTTGACAACCAGTGGTGGCTGCCCATCTACGTTACCCACTTGAGGCTCGGCTATAACCAATGGCACTGCAACTGCCCACTGCTGCAATTTATCATCGTGCTCGACCGGCGCTCGGACAAGAGACAAGTGAACGTCACCTGCGAGAGCCCAGCCAACCTCCGCGGGAAATTCGTCTGGGAGTCGGGCATCCAGGGACCCCCGAAGATGCAGATGAACAGGACGCACATCGTGGTGCGGAAGGGACAAGACGCCACGCTCTACTGCGAGACGCGGGGGTGCCCCACACCGAAGATATCCTGGgtactcgccaacaacaagacaGTCACACCTGAGAAAGTTGAACCTGGCTACGTGGTGGAAGAGTTTGGGTCTGTGAGTGTACTGACTATTGAGGAAGTGGACGAGAATGACATAGGGAAGATTAAGTGTGTGTCTACTAATGTGCAAGGTAGCTCTATGCGGGTCGCCAAACTGTGCCTGAAGAAACAGGATGCTTATATGTTCTTTGAGAGAATAATATGTGAAGTAACAtag